The nucleotide sequence ttcaatgtaaatataaaagaattattgtattttatttaaaaaattatattattttctttcttaaaaaataaaaaataaaaatgtatgtaAACAAATGCTCagattttttaagttagaaagcCAAAGGTAAccttttctagaaaatattttgaaatattatgtgactatttatgaaaaatgaatatggtatcttttataaaatcatttaaaaacatattgttttttttttttttcatgtaaaacaaaatgaaaagttCAGCCGGCCTTCCGCGGCCGCCTAGAAGCTTAGCACCGATGACTAATCTCGCGCCATCGATAGTACCACGCGGATTTGGTCAACACAATATTCATACCATTCAAAAAAAGGGATTTTCTAAGACTCCAAACAGAAAGTGAGTTtccaaatttgaatttaagATAATAACAAAATGGCAACTAAAATTTCCTTTTACGTAGACTAGGAACAACTCCTTCATAACAAAATCAAGGCATGATAGTGTGACCATTGAAACTAATCCCCATCCGTCAGATCCTTCTTTCTGAATACGATGCATATTAATAGGGTTCAACTACTGTTATTCAGctcctaaattttataaaagtatgATACAGAAAAGTgaagcttattattattattatcacaggtttccatatttcttttcttccctgTAAGAATTTTCCAAGGCGGTTTGCTTTTactttttcctaaatttaatgCATGGGGCCAGAAGGAAAGTCCACTTGGTCTTTATAAAAGGGTCCCCAACGCCTCTGCCTATTGAATCCTACAACAAAAAAGTGGCAAATATGAGGACAGCAAGCTCTGCCTCTGTTCCCGGGCTTGTGTTCCTCCTTGGTTTTCTGCTTTTCTCTTCATCGTCGTCATCATGCGAAGCCTCAGATTCAGTCTATGACACCTTTATTCAGTGCCTAGCCAGCCATTCAGATCCATCTCCACCGGCTTCATCAATAGTTTATAATCAATCCAATTCTTCCTACACAACAGTCCTTCAATCTTATATCAGAAACCGAAGGTTCAACACATCTTCCACGCCCAAACCCCTCATCATTGTGACCCCCTTGGTTGAATCCCATGTCCAGGCTGCCATTCTTTGCTCCAAAAACGTCGGCATGGAGATGAAAATCCGCAGCGGCGGCCACGACTATGATGGGCTTTCGTATATCTCGGATATCCCCTTTTTCATCCTCGACTTGTTCAATCTCCGGGCCATCGACGTTAACATAGGCGATGAGACTGCTTGGGTGCAGCCAGGTGCCACTCTTGGAGAGCTTTATTATAGAATTTGGGAGAAGAGCAAACTACATGGATTTCCAGCTGGGGTTTGCCCAACTGTGGGTGCTGGAGGCCACATAAGTGGGGGAGGGTATGGCAATATGTTGCGAAAATATGGACTGTCCATTGATCAGCTTGTGGACGCCAAAATTGTGGATGTGAATGGCAGAATTCTGGATAGGAAGGCCATGGGAGAGGACCTCTTCTGGGCCATTAGAGGAGGTGGTGGATCCAGCTTTGGGGTCATACTTGCATACAAAATCAAGCTCGTTGCTGTCCCCGAGACTGTCACAGTTTTCAGGGTAGAGAGGACTTTGGACCAAAATGCCACCGACCTTGTGTACAAATGGCAACTCGTTGCCGATAAGATCGACAATGATCTGTTCATTAGGGTTCTCCTGCAACCCGTGACCGTGAATAAGAAAAGAACTATCAGAGCATCGTTTGTTTCGCTGTTTCTCGGGGACGCTGCTCGGCTCTTGTCTGTCATGGACAAGGATTTTCCTGCACTGGGGCTGAAGAAAGAGGACTGCATGGAAATGAGCTGGATTGAGTCAGTTCTGTACTGGGGTAATTTCGATAATGGAACATCAGCTGATGCTCTGCTGAGCAGGACTCCGGATTCAGTGAACTTCTTGAAGAGGAAGTCGGATTATGTGCAGACACCAATCTCCAAGGATGGACTGGAATGGATGTGGAAGAAGATGATTGCGATAGGCAAAACAGGGCTGGTGTTCAACCCATATGGAGGGCGAATGAGCGAAATTCCCAGCTCAGAAACGGCCTTCCCCCACAGAGCTGGGAACATATACAAGATCCAGTACTCAGTGAACTGGAGCGAAGAAGGTGAAGAAGCAGACAAAGAGTACATGACCCAGATAAGAAGGCTCTACAGTTACATGACCCCATTCGTCTCCAAGTCCCCAAGAGGTTCATTTCTCAATTACAGAGACGTTGACATTGGGGTCACTAAGACCTGGTCCTACGATGAAGGCAAAGTTTACGGTGCCAAGTACTTCATGAACAATTTTGATAGATTGGTGAAGGTGAAGACTGCAGTGGATCCTACTAATTTTTTCAGGAATGAGCAGAGCATCCCACCTCTCAAATAGAGATATAATCCAGCCTCAGTCTCAGACTCTCAGTATGCTTAATTTGACTAGAGAAATAATACTATAGTTCATTACCCATATATAgatttatggaaaaataaataaaaaaatcaaaggttAGAAACGGTGGGTAGGTGTTAATTCTTTCCCATATTGTATCATCCCCTATTGGATCTTGGGAACAAGGAAATGGGATGTCACATATGGTGAACAATTGTTTTAAgctcaattattattttagtcaATGGAAAGGATGATATTACGATGTCAAAGCAATAAAAGTCAATCAGCTTCacctaattttatttctatttatttatttttatggaggTAGTAGAAGATGTCAAAGGATTTGCACGAGAAGCAAATTGTTTTTCTGTTATAAAATAATGGCTACAAAAGGGATGTACCAGAGTATTAATTGTTTTTGTCACTTTTGCCATATACTTTTGTCTTAAATCTCAGCCCCACTTGGacttattcttaaaattaaaaaaaataatatatatatatcagatTCCTGAAATTCTTAACAGcttacattgaaaaaaaataatgattttaaaatttatttaaaaaattgagacaaaatgttatatttttatatatagaagtttatatatattttcttaataaggttttaataattataaaataatgttaagatttaaatgaagtgaagtttttaggtttaaatgagaaaatataaagaaactTTAAAGAACTATGGAAGAAATTCATTGTAACAAAgacttggaatttttttttttaagactcaAAGTGTTTTaggaaaaatttttaaaatgctatTTATTAGTATAGTTAGGTTTAAAACTTTTCTCATGCACTTAAAAGCTAGTTTTCATTCTCACTTAAGCTTAAAAACAatgtatttattataaaattggatgaatatttgttttaatgCAAAACCTTGAgtcaaattctttttaaactaacttaaaaaagttttaagaagGGTCACACAAATTGTTGGAagtttcaaacttcaaattggGTCTTTATAGGAACTTTTAAGTGCAACCAATTGAGGGAGGCTAAAACTCATTGAATTAGTTGGGGAACCGACTCAACCTATTAGACTCGACTAGTCAAAGGCATGGttccatgtttcattcttctcttttaatAGCTGGTGTGTAGTCAATTAAGGCTTTGCTTCAACTAGTCAAGGAATGGTTGAGGTTTGATTGCACCATTGGTTGAGCTTAGAAATCTCAACGGTCAGTTGTAGAGTGCTTAATGTCCAATGACTAGTTAACTGATTGAACTGGTACTCGATTGATCGAGGGTGTCATGTAACTTTTTGGGTTCTAgaattaattttctataaattgaAGAGCTTTACAACATTTATAGAGATGATAATAATAGCATTCAATTGaaaaacctttattttctcatattcaaGGCTCTTTTTTCAAGTACATTAATTTCACACTTGAAAATTCTTTAGTGCATCTCAAaatcatcctagctttctcttgtattttAAGCTAAATTTATTCTAGGATCAgaaatattaaattcattccTCATCTACTCATTGTAAGGGAAAAGACTTCAAGTTGGTTAGATACTTGAAGAGATTGTAAAGGTTCATTAGAACCTAGTAAGCTAAGTGTAAGAAGGTTGAATACCTTGGCCTTCCAagttcaaatgaaataaaatgttcATTTTTCCATATGCTTGTATCttaaaattagagaaaataaaattttagtaaaataattaaatgtacTAAAAGCACCACATGTCACAATTAAGGGTTGTCAAATGTCACACATAAAAACATAAGCACTATAAGATAAGGGGAGTATGCCTTAAATTTTTGTGGCAATCAAGGGTAGTTTGGTCACTTTCTAATGTAGATAAGGATAGTTAggtcaaatcaaatttgaaaagaaaatataaaaggagaaaaatctaaagaaaaactatttctcttcattttttccttagaggtttcttcttgttcttattttgcttccttgaaaatttattaagagAAAATGATGTAGATGTTGGATTCAAACACCAAGGAGTAGAGATTTTCATATCTACTTGGAGGAGACATTAGAGGCAAATAatctcattttatatatttttcttcttcattttcacattttctttggGAAAATGTTGTTAGAAATTAGGTTTTTGTATGtatgaattttatatatatatatatatatatatattttaaaaccatttttcttgcttctgAAACTATTTGGTAGCcaagaaagtgaagaaaaatattgtattttaagTTTGATTCACATATAAATTGTTTAAAGTAGATGAAAATGATatgctatgttttttttttttcatttttcatgaaaatctGATTTtgcttatgaattttttttgtagatATGCTAACAAAAGATTCAAACATTCCATTGgatattttttgaattgataGTAtgtagaaatttaatttctagaCTTCCTTGATAAAACAATAGATTTGTGCAagataatgaattaaattagtttttgaaaaattaaagttttagttTTTACAATTTATGAAAGTTTAATTCCATTCATTAGGTTTGAAGCTAAAATTTAactcaaatatttttctcttcataTTTGTGCATTATCACTAagctcaagaaaaaaaatgttaaaaaattatgcatGGAGTTGTTATATGGGTTAACTATTATGAAGATCGGGATTGTTTGCTTTTTAACTTAAGATTTAAGGTAAGTTGTTTTAAGATTTAAGATAGAGgtaatacaaataattttaaacttttaaaaaaagtgaGTTTCCATGCcctcatataaaaattaattataaaatatgaatattctaaaaataattcaaattttatggtCTTACTGATCAAACGTGATAcctaaaatgattaattatatcattaaaagataGCATCTGAATAATCTAAGATAAtatttttgaccaaaaaatgCGTgtaatgttaattatttttaaatagttgtttgaaatttatattttataaatttggattcttattttatggttttttagCATACGagtatatgaaaacacactTTTCTCATTAGTTAGTGGTATTATCTTAATGGGTtaggttataatttttttttttaaatgtttataattGATTTGGTTTTTACCTATTTAAAATGtcaataaactttaaattaaattaattttttatttgttttcccaaATTAATTCCCTAAATATCTGCCTAACTCTCTTGCGTCATGCATGACCTTAATTCTGTGGAGAAGATTAGAAGTGCACATGCATGGTGTGTATATATTCAAGGTTCATGTTTTCCATTGATAGGGAAGGGAGAACCATAAAAAGTCCAACAAATCATCCATCCatgatcaaataaaaagtaTGCATGAAAAGGACTAAAACTAAGTTGACTACACTTAAGGGTTTAGGTTACCTGCTTTCCCTTTGTGATATTTTAGTCAAAGAAAACATGGCTAAGAATGATTGAACGTGGATGTAAGGGTGACATGAGACAcgtttgataaaattataacCAATGATGGATAAGTAAATTTAGCTAAAATCTTATAAAAggtcaataaaatttaaaaaataaaataaaattgatgagGTGAGTGAAGTTTTTATCTcatctttttttcaattttattcgtgtttttttttctcttataaatagagagaaaacaatttgaaaagagtataaaattattcttttataaaaataaatagtagaatttgaattttctactattttattattttctcctCCTACCTTTTAAATCCAATCAAGGGAAAAGGGACTCTAAGACatctaaatgtttttaaattgtttttttctttatttttcttgtaaagggtgaataaaatttaaaaaaaaacataaaaaaaagaagttattgatataattttttttcgcacttttttttctttttcttttttagtttaatctcataatttcttaagaaaaataattttgatatttttcttggATTCTAGACTTTTTCAAGATTATTTTagatacataaaatatttaaaaatatttttttaattaggagagataattttgaattgtttacCCACTACATTGCCCTAACTTTGAATAGAAGAGtggttttattgtttttaaaagtgatttgtATGCTTTCTtgctttgatattatttatttatttatttatttttataaaatagtttttatgaatatgttatgtgattttttgaatgattttatcatacatCTAAGTTGGCGAAAAAATCCGGTCTAT is from Vitis riparia cultivar Riparia Gloire de Montpellier isolate 1030 chromosome 10, EGFV_Vit.rip_1.0, whole genome shotgun sequence and encodes:
- the LOC117924354 gene encoding berberine bridge enzyme-like 21, whose protein sequence is MRTASSASVPGLVFLLGFLLFSSSSSSCEASDSVYDTFIQCLASHSDPSPPASSIVYNQSNSSYTTVLQSYIRNRRFNTSSTPKPLIIVTPLVESHVQAAILCSKNVGMEMKIRSGGHDYDGLSYISDIPFFILDLFNLRAIDVNIGDETAWVQPGATLGELYYRIWEKSKLHGFPAGVCPTVGAGGHISGGGYGNMLRKYGLSIDQLVDAKIVDVNGRILDRKAMGEDLFWAIRGGGGSSFGVILAYKIKLVAVPETVTVFRVERTLDQNATDLVYKWQLVADKIDNDLFIRVLLQPVTVNKKRTIRASFVSLFLGDAARLLSVMDKDFPALGLKKEDCMEMSWIESVLYWGNFDNGTSADALLSRTPDSVNFLKRKSDYVQTPISKDGLEWMWKKMIAIGKTGLVFNPYGGRMSEIPSSETAFPHRAGNIYKIQYSVNWSEEGEEADKEYMTQIRRLYSYMTPFVSKSPRGSFLNYRDVDIGVTKTWSYDEGKVYGAKYFMNNFDRLVKVKTAVDPTNFFRNEQSIPPLK